In Caproiciproducens sp. NJN-50, the following are encoded in one genomic region:
- a CDS encoding lactate racemase domain-containing protein, protein MSALTGMLEDYQIPKVARIRQHFDRTVLENPREHLLRQLSGAHIPVKRGDRIAITGGSRGIAEYRTVMKAVVDYLKSAGAVPFIVPAMGSHGGATAEGQKKMLCNLGISEETVGAPVLSSMETVEVSRTDFGLPVYIDKNAFEADGIVLLNRVKTHTSIREEYQSGLLKMMAIGLAKHKGAAMTHSLGPVNLGPNMVRVGKEALKHLKVVCGVALIENGYEQLADTYVLRKDQILEEEPKILKRAISMIPQLPLRSLDCLIVYELGKDVSGTGMDPAIIGRPINRRPNEGPEIKKIGVLRITPKSNGNASGCGLADFISERMRRQINEEATMINCLTGMHPSIARIPATMPTDRLVFQGCLKTCGKLSTDEIRLAIVQSTKALETIYLSKAAVEAVEDRSKIELCSDFAGVPFDDAGTLQLYGF, encoded by the coding sequence CATATCCCCGTCAAACGGGGGGACCGGATCGCGATCACCGGCGGCAGCCGGGGAATTGCGGAATATCGGACGGTGATGAAAGCCGTCGTGGATTATCTCAAGTCCGCCGGGGCCGTGCCGTTTATCGTCCCGGCGATGGGCAGCCACGGCGGCGCCACGGCCGAAGGTCAGAAAAAGATGCTGTGCAATCTGGGGATTTCAGAAGAAACCGTCGGCGCGCCGGTTCTGTCTTCCATGGAGACGGTCGAGGTCTCGCGCACGGATTTCGGGCTGCCGGTCTACATTGATAAAAACGCTTTTGAAGCGGACGGCATTGTCCTTTTAAACCGCGTAAAAACCCATACCTCGATTCGGGAGGAATACCAGAGCGGCCTTTTGAAGATGATGGCGATCGGCCTGGCCAAACACAAGGGCGCGGCAATGACGCACAGCCTGGGACCGGTCAACCTTGGCCCCAATATGGTCCGGGTGGGAAAGGAGGCGCTAAAGCATCTCAAAGTGGTCTGCGGTGTCGCGCTGATTGAAAACGGCTACGAGCAGCTGGCGGACACCTACGTCCTGCGCAAGGATCAGATTCTGGAGGAAGAGCCGAAGATTCTCAAACGTGCGATTTCCATGATTCCGCAGCTTCCTCTGCGCAGCCTGGACTGCCTGATCGTTTACGAGCTCGGGAAGGACGTGAGCGGAACGGGCATGGACCCCGCGATTATCGGCAGGCCGATCAACAGAAGGCCGAACGAGGGCCCCGAAATTAAAAAAATCGGCGTTCTCCGCATTACGCCGAAATCAAATGGGAATGCCAGCGGATGCGGTCTGGCCGACTTTATCAGCGAGCGCATGCGAAGACAGATCAATGAAGAAGCAACCATGATCAACTGTCTGACGGGAATGCACCCTTCGATTGCGAGAATTCCCGCGACCATGCCTACGGACAGACTCGTATTCCAGGGCTGCCTGAAAACCTGCGGAAAGCTTTCCACCGACGAGATCAGGCTCGCCATTGTTCAAAGCACGAAAGCCCTGGAAACGATCTATCTGTCCAAGGCGGCCGTCGAAGCGGTCGAAGACCGGTCAAAAATCGAACTTTGTTCCGATTTTGCCGGCGTCCCGTTTGACGATGCCGGAACTCTGCAGCTGTACGGTTTCTGA
- a CDS encoding LysR family transcriptional regulator codes for MDLKQVEYIVQIANECNITKAAEKLFLTQSALNQQLLKLERELQTPLFYRSRTNWRLTPAGEVYIKNAKELLRIKRETYRIISDIAETKKGNLSVGFTPGRGIPMFTRVYPKFHGLYPDIVVTPVEASVKKQQIMIENGDLDLGFLTLSDNQKKSTNRYIDICEEDICLAVPENDPLADLVNFPEEISNITPFRDRPFVLMYKESSFRPLIDGIFQKAGFSPKVLFETSQIPAIVTIIESGICCGIIPYLYLKGKEKKIRYCYLPGRPTWKICASYGSQSYLGRPAKEFIRLAADYWVASETVQLQSSGIVKRDAGKIGTKFDF; via the coding sequence ATGGACTTAAAACAGGTAGAGTATATTGTACAAATAGCCAACGAGTGCAATATCACCAAAGCGGCGGAAAAGCTGTTCCTCACGCAGTCGGCGCTGAACCAGCAGCTTTTAAAGCTGGAGCGGGAATTGCAGACTCCCCTTTTTTACCGGTCCAGAACAAACTGGCGCCTCACCCCCGCGGGGGAAGTCTATATAAAAAACGCCAAGGAACTGCTGCGGATCAAAAGGGAGACCTATCGGATCATCAGCGATATCGCGGAAACGAAAAAAGGAAATCTATCCGTCGGCTTTACTCCCGGGCGGGGCATTCCCATGTTTACGAGGGTGTATCCGAAATTTCACGGATTATATCCCGACATCGTAGTGACCCCGGTCGAAGCCAGCGTGAAAAAGCAGCAGATCATGATTGAAAACGGCGATCTGGATCTCGGCTTTTTAACGCTGAGCGACAATCAGAAAAAGAGCACCAACCGATACATCGACATCTGCGAGGAAGACATCTGCCTGGCTGTCCCGGAAAACGACCCGCTCGCGGATCTTGTGAACTTTCCGGAGGAAATCAGCAACATTACGCCTTTCCGGGACAGGCCGTTCGTTTTAATGTACAAGGAATCCTCGTTTCGTCCGCTGATCGACGGCATTTTTCAAAAAGCCGGCTTTTCCCCGAAGGTTTTGTTTGAAACCTCCCAGATTCCCGCCATTGTGACGATCATCGAATCGGGCATCTGCTGCGGCATCATCCCCTATCTTTATTTAAAAGGCAAAGAAAAAAAGATCCGGTACTGCTATCTTCCCGGCCGCCCGACCTGGAAAATATGTGCAAGCTACGGCAGCCAAAGCTACCTTGGCAGACCGGCGAAGGAATTCATCCGGCTTGCCGCCGATTACTGGGTGGCTTCAGAAACCGTACAGCTGCAGAGTTCCGGCATCGTCAAACGGGACGCCGGCAAAATCGGAACAAAGTTCGATTTTTGA
- a CDS encoding tripartite tricarboxylate transporter substrate binding protein gives MFKKLLSVLLSAMLFASAVGCSSGGGASSSGAASAGGNASGSASEVKWPKNVQIIVPASAGGDSDYNARLFANKLSKKFGCNFVVSNVNGNGGATGTRQVKDAAADGSSILFYHSAFVVNQLSGTTDYGFDSYDFACIPAQSPGNVVTVSSKLGVKSLPELFDYAKAHPGKLKMAAQTGATSYAVAVLLKQAGLDINIVDAGSASDRLAALVGGHVDIILAGYGSIKDYVTKGDLVPLAMDGGNDLTVDGTTIKAITNQGYDIKLPFYYFFAFPKGTDPNMVQAFDDAVEDIVKNDKDYQNSIATTYFQVPTFYNSKDGLAKFDEVNSILKNVDFKG, from the coding sequence TTGTTTAAGAAACTTTTGTCCGTACTTTTGTCCGCGATGCTGTTCGCTTCGGCGGTGGGCTGCTCTTCCGGCGGGGGAGCATCAAGTTCCGGGGCGGCGTCCGCCGGCGGCAACGCCTCGGGTTCCGCTTCTGAGGTGAAATGGCCCAAAAATGTTCAGATCATCGTTCCTGCGAGCGCGGGCGGAGACAGCGACTACAACGCAAGATTGTTTGCAAACAAACTGTCCAAGAAGTTCGGCTGCAACTTCGTCGTGTCGAATGTCAACGGCAACGGCGGCGCGACCGGCACCCGTCAGGTAAAGGATGCCGCGGCAGACGGCAGTTCCATCCTGTTCTACCACTCGGCGTTTGTTGTCAACCAGCTCAGCGGCACGACCGATTACGGCTTTGATTCCTATGATTTTGCCTGCATTCCCGCCCAGAGCCCCGGGAATGTGGTTACGGTCAGCTCCAAACTTGGCGTTAAATCGCTCCCGGAGCTGTTCGACTACGCGAAAGCGCATCCTGGCAAGCTGAAAATGGCGGCTCAAACCGGCGCGACTTCTTACGCGGTTGCCGTTCTGCTGAAACAGGCCGGACTTGACATCAACATTGTGGACGCGGGCAGCGCTTCCGACCGCCTTGCCGCCCTGGTGGGCGGGCACGTCGACATCATCCTTGCCGGCTACGGTTCCATCAAGGACTATGTCACAAAAGGCGATCTTGTGCCGCTTGCGATGGACGGCGGCAATGACCTGACTGTGGATGGGACGACCATCAAGGCCATCACGAATCAGGGATACGATATCAAGCTTCCTTTCTACTACTTCTTTGCGTTCCCCAAGGGGACGGATCCGAATATGGTTCAGGCCTTTGACGATGCGGTAGAAGACATTGTGAAGAACGACAAGGATTATCAGAACTCCATTGCCACTACTTATTTCCAGGTTCCGACCTTCTACAATTCGAAAGACGGGCTTGCAAAGTTTGACGAAGTGAACAGTATTCTGAAAAATGTTGATTTCAAGGGCTGA
- a CDS encoding tripartite tricarboxylate transporter TctB family protein: protein MDIRKNLGSNLFNIVLLLVGIALFCSAQTIQAGAVLGQGADFMPKLMSIAWIVLSVMNLLNGLREPEGKKENGSIKRFLLTLALLFVYIYLLDPIGFTLASILYVFAQTLLFVPKEKRSVKNYVLFAVVSVVLPIAINLLFQNVFSLILPEGMLFK from the coding sequence ATGGATATAAGAAAAAATTTGGGCAGCAATCTGTTTAACATCGTTCTGCTTCTTGTGGGGATCGCGCTGTTCTGTTCGGCTCAGACGATTCAGGCCGGAGCCGTTCTGGGGCAGGGTGCGGACTTCATGCCGAAGCTGATGTCCATCGCGTGGATCGTGCTGAGCGTGATGAATCTGCTCAACGGCTTGAGAGAACCGGAGGGCAAAAAAGAAAACGGCAGCATTAAGCGGTTCCTGCTGACCCTCGCCCTGCTGTTCGTTTACATTTATCTTCTGGATCCGATCGGATTCACGCTGGCATCCATTCTCTACGTTTTTGCTCAGACGCTTCTGTTCGTGCCGAAGGAGAAAAGGAGCGTTAAAAATTACGTTCTGTTCGCAGTTGTTTCCGTGGTGCTTCCGATTGCGATCAATCTTCTGTTCCAGAATGTGTTTTCTCTGATTCTGCCTGAGGGCATGCTTTTTAAGTAA
- a CDS encoding tripartite tricarboxylate transporter permease, which produces MVQEGLLSVLNVNCLVIILLGVVVGIIFGSIPGLTSTMGVALCLPITFSMSALNAIALLVAVDVGGTSGGLISAILLKIPGTPSSVATVFDGAPMAEKGEAGKALGIGILYSFIGTVLSIIALIFIAPSLANVALKFGPYELFAICLFALTLISSMVGDNVVKGLISAVMGITFSLVGYASIGGANRFTFGSKNLANGFDMLSVMIGLFAVAEILKVGFEGLDGKKAILMKYKMKGFGVSMREFKEQFWNMLRSALIGIGIGILPGIGGATSNIVAYTAAKSQSKYPEKFGTGIIDGVVASETSNNASIGGSLIPLLTLGIPGDTVTAMMLGGLMLHGITPGPLLFQNSGVLVYGVFMAFILATIMMLVVEYSGIRLFIKVLSVPKYILLPVILTLCVVGTYGTNHRLFDVWTALLFGVLGYFMAKYKFPQAPLILGFVLGSIVEENLIRGMMYANNNFWAFFQSPIAAVFMVLSVAAVIYTVIKGVRSHSGKKSAVSNG; this is translated from the coding sequence GTGGTACAGGAAGGATTACTGTCCGTTCTGAATGTCAACTGTCTTGTCATCATTCTTCTCGGCGTCGTGGTTGGCATTATATTTGGTTCGATCCCGGGCCTGACTTCGACCATGGGCGTCGCGCTTTGCCTGCCCATCACGTTTTCCATGTCGGCGCTCAACGCGATCGCGCTGCTGGTCGCCGTCGACGTCGGAGGGACATCCGGCGGACTGATTTCGGCCATTCTGCTGAAAATTCCGGGTACGCCGTCCTCGGTGGCGACCGTGTTCGACGGTGCGCCGATGGCGGAGAAGGGTGAGGCCGGTAAAGCGCTGGGAATCGGGATCCTGTATTCGTTCATCGGCACGGTGCTTTCCATCATCGCGCTGATTTTCATCGCCCCGTCGCTGGCGAACGTCGCGCTGAAATTCGGACCGTACGAGCTCTTCGCCATCTGCCTGTTCGCATTGACTCTGATCAGCAGCATGGTCGGCGACAACGTCGTCAAGGGCCTGATCAGCGCCGTAATGGGCATCACGTTTTCCCTGGTCGGCTATGCATCCATCGGCGGGGCGAACCGCTTTACGTTCGGCAGCAAGAACCTTGCAAACGGTTTTGACATGCTCTCCGTGATGATCGGCCTGTTTGCCGTCGCGGAGATTCTCAAGGTCGGCTTTGAAGGGCTGGACGGCAAAAAAGCGATCCTGATGAAATATAAAATGAAGGGCTTCGGCGTTTCGATGCGGGAATTCAAGGAACAGTTCTGGAACATGCTCCGTTCCGCCCTGATCGGCATCGGCATCGGCATTCTGCCGGGAATCGGCGGAGCAACCTCCAACATTGTCGCCTATACGGCCGCCAAATCGCAGAGCAAGTATCCAGAGAAGTTCGGGACCGGCATCATTGACGGCGTCGTAGCGAGCGAGACCTCAAACAACGCTTCGATCGGCGGTTCGCTGATCCCGCTGCTGACGCTCGGCATCCCGGGCGATACGGTCACCGCCATGATGCTGGGAGGCTTGATGCTACACGGCATCACCCCGGGCCCGCTGCTGTTCCAGAACAGCGGCGTTCTGGTGTACGGCGTGTTTATGGCGTTTATCCTCGCTACAATTATGATGCTGGTTGTCGAATACAGCGGAATCCGCCTGTTTATCAAGGTCCTTTCCGTCCCGAAGTACATTCTGCTGCCGGTCATCCTGACCCTGTGCGTCGTTGGTACCTACGGCACAAACCACCGTCTGTTCGATGTCTGGACCGCGCTGCTGTTCGGTGTCCTCGGCTATTTCATGGCGAAATATAAATTCCCCCAGGCTCCGCTGATTCTCGGGTTTGTCCTCGGCTCGATCGTAGAGGAAAATCTCATCCGCGGCATGATGTATGCAAACAATAATTTCTGGGCGTTTTTCCAGTCGCCGATCGCCGCAGTTTTCATGGTCCTCTCCGTCGCGGCAGTTATCTATACGGTTATTAAAGGAGTCCGTTCACACAGCGGAAAAAAGTCGGCGGTCTCCAACGGTTAA
- a CDS encoding lactate racemase domain-containing protein: protein MKVTKGGKVSELLQGVPIPRMFHASQKFPRPAIEPEEIPGVIAKELGQEQFSSLIRPKMRIAITAGSRGIRNVDLITKAIVDFVKARGAFPYIVPAMGSHGGATAEGQLEILASYGITERTMGCPIKSSMEVVQLGVSELGRPVMIDRNAYEADGIILSCRIKPHNAFRGPYESGPCKMMVVGLGKQAGAEQVHGDGMNVISKNIPTMAKVVLEKAPILFAVPCVENAYDETCRIEAIPAKDILAREPELLKFAFENMPKLIVGECDVLAVDEIGKNYSGTGVDPNITGTFSTPFATGGIRVQRTCFLNLSKASHGNALGTGLANAITRKIFDEMDVEKMYPNCITSTVLASARIPCVVADDREAFQICIRTCTGVDRGKMRIVYIANSLHIDRIMLSEAYYHDVVAGKYPGLAALDEPQDLLFDESGNVLTKI, encoded by the coding sequence ATGAAAGTGACAAAAGGTGGAAAGGTTTCGGAACTGCTCCAGGGCGTCCCGATTCCCAGGATGTTTCACGCTTCGCAGAAGTTTCCCCGCCCTGCGATTGAGCCGGAGGAAATTCCGGGTGTTATAGCAAAGGAGCTGGGTCAGGAACAGTTTTCATCCCTGATCCGCCCGAAAATGAGAATCGCGATCACTGCGGGCAGCCGGGGAATCCGCAATGTTGACCTCATCACGAAAGCCATCGTCGATTTTGTAAAGGCGAGGGGAGCTTTCCCCTACATTGTTCCCGCCATGGGAAGCCACGGCGGGGCGACCGCGGAGGGACAGCTGGAGATCCTGGCGAGCTACGGAATTACGGAGCGGACGATGGGCTGTCCGATCAAATCCTCCATGGAGGTCGTTCAGCTGGGGGTTTCAGAGCTGGGCCGGCCGGTTATGATCGACAGGAACGCCTACGAGGCGGACGGGATCATCCTGTCCTGCCGGATCAAACCGCACAATGCGTTCCGGGGGCCTTATGAAAGCGGTCCGTGCAAAATGATGGTGGTCGGGCTTGGCAAACAGGCCGGCGCGGAGCAGGTCCATGGAGACGGGATGAACGTTATCTCGAAAAATATTCCCACGATGGCGAAGGTCGTGCTTGAAAAGGCTCCGATTTTATTCGCGGTTCCCTGTGTCGAAAATGCATATGATGAGACATGCCGGATCGAGGCGATTCCGGCAAAGGACATCCTGGCCCGGGAGCCGGAACTTCTGAAATTTGCTTTTGAAAATATGCCGAAGTTGATCGTCGGCGAGTGCGACGTGCTCGCCGTCGACGAAATCGGCAAGAATTACAGCGGGACGGGCGTGGACCCGAACATTACGGGCACATTTTCCACGCCGTTCGCAACAGGCGGCATCAGGGTCCAGCGGACGTGCTTTTTAAACCTCAGCAAAGCGTCGCACGGCAACGCGCTGGGCACCGGCCTTGCCAATGCCATTACAAGAAAGATTTTCGACGAAATGGATGTCGAAAAAATGTATCCCAACTGCATTACCAGCACCGTTCTGGCTTCCGCGCGGATTCCCTGCGTCGTCGCGGACGACAGGGAAGCGTTTCAAATCTGCATTCGAACCTGTACCGGCGTGGATCGCGGCAAAATGCGCATCGTTTATATTGCCAACAGCCTGCATATCGACAGAATCATGCTCTCCGAGGCTTATTATCATGATGTTGTGGCAGGAAAATACCCCGGCTTGGCCGCGCTGGATGAACCTCAGGACCTGCTTTTTGACGAAAGCGGCAATGTCCTGACTAAAATATAA
- the garD gene encoding galactarate dehydratase, translating to MIGPLCIKIKDVDNVAIAVKNIVAGTTVMDGVAANQDIPQAHKIALCDIPKGGEIIRYGVVLGYAVDPIRKGDWVNEKMLVLPTPPDVDNMQFGTNIVTNLPEPPVRTWMGYRNPDGGYAGTRNILGINTTVQCVTGVLNVAVERIRAELLPQYPNVDGIVPVNHSYGCGVAINAPEAKIPIRSLRNLSKHPNFGGQLMVVGLGCEKFTPAMLMDEKDLSPENLIILQEYKGFDAMVAALMEMADRKLKILNERRREELPLSELVIGMQCGGSDAFSGVTANPTAGYAADMLVKGGATVLFSEVTEVRDGVYLLGQRCISEEVGRKLAAEMKWYDNYLIEGNVDRSANPTPGNKKGGLSNIVEKSMGSIAKSGASPIVEVLSPGERPTKKGLIYAATPASDLVCGSCQLASGIGAQVFMTGRGTPYGLAAIPVIKVCSRNELKEQWPDLIDFNAGPIATGAATIPEMGELLFRQILDIAGGKEKSCAEKYKIHNDFCIFNPAPIT from the coding sequence TTGATAGGTCCCTTGTGCATCAAGATCAAAGATGTTGATAATGTCGCCATAGCAGTCAAAAACATAGTGGCCGGCACCACCGTAATGGACGGTGTGGCCGCCAATCAGGATATTCCGCAGGCCCACAAAATCGCTTTGTGCGACATTCCAAAGGGCGGAGAGATCATCCGATACGGCGTTGTGCTTGGGTACGCAGTCGATCCGATCCGCAAAGGGGACTGGGTCAATGAAAAAATGCTGGTACTCCCGACGCCCCCCGATGTGGACAATATGCAGTTTGGAACCAATATTGTTACAAACCTCCCGGAGCCGCCGGTGCGAACCTGGATGGGGTACCGCAATCCGGACGGGGGATACGCCGGGACGCGGAACATCCTGGGCATCAATACGACGGTGCAGTGCGTCACGGGCGTGCTGAATGTCGCCGTTGAAAGAATAAGAGCCGAGCTGCTGCCCCAATATCCGAATGTGGACGGCATTGTGCCGGTCAACCACTCCTACGGCTGCGGTGTGGCGATCAACGCGCCGGAGGCGAAAATCCCGATCCGCAGCCTGCGCAATCTGTCCAAACACCCGAATTTCGGCGGCCAGCTGATGGTTGTGGGGTTGGGCTGCGAAAAATTTACGCCGGCGATGCTGATGGACGAAAAAGACCTCTCGCCGGAAAACCTCATCATTCTTCAGGAATACAAGGGCTTTGACGCGATGGTCGCGGCCCTGATGGAAATGGCGGACAGAAAGCTGAAAATCCTGAACGAGCGCAGGCGGGAGGAGCTTCCTCTGTCGGAACTTGTCATCGGGATGCAGTGCGGCGGCAGCGACGCGTTTTCGGGCGTGACCGCGAACCCAACCGCCGGCTACGCCGCGGATATGCTGGTAAAAGGCGGCGCCACCGTGCTGTTCTCCGAAGTGACGGAGGTCCGCGACGGAGTGTATCTTCTCGGACAGCGGTGCATCAGTGAAGAAGTCGGCAGAAAACTGGCGGCCGAAATGAAGTGGTACGACAATTACCTGATCGAGGGCAATGTGGACCGCAGTGCGAATCCGACCCCGGGCAATAAAAAGGGAGGACTTTCCAACATTGTGGAGAAGTCGATGGGGTCCATTGCCAAGTCCGGCGCCTCGCCGATTGTGGAGGTTCTGTCACCGGGCGAGCGCCCGACGAAAAAAGGACTGATTTACGCAGCCACTCCCGCGAGCGACCTTGTGTGCGGCTCCTGCCAGCTTGCGTCCGGAATCGGAGCGCAGGTGTTTATGACGGGGCGCGGTACGCCGTACGGCCTTGCCGCGATTCCCGTAATTAAAGTGTGTTCCAGAAACGAGCTGAAGGAACAATGGCCCGATCTGATCGATTTTAACGCCGGTCCAATCGCAACTGGGGCCGCGACGATTCCGGAGATGGGCGAACTGCTGTTCCGGCAGATCCTCGATATTGCGGGCGGGAAAGAGAAGAGCTGCGCGGAAAAATATAAAATACATAACGACTTTTGCATTTTCAATCCGGCGCCGATTACCTAA
- a CDS encoding class II aldolase/adducin family protein yields MMDILQEKRQTAVWAAHSLFERGKTSGSSANMSFRHNDRIYISVSGSCFGKISENDFVPLSLDGTPLSSQKPSKEWPLHLTLYEKSPEIGAVIHTHSIHCVLWSFVPSLCETDCIPRHTPYLQMKLGTVGIIPYEKPGSEALFSAFRARINASEGFLLKNHGPVVPGKTIMDAFYCLEELEESARIAWELYRVGLK; encoded by the coding sequence ATGATGGATATATTGCAGGAAAAACGACAGACTGCCGTTTGGGCGGCGCACAGCCTGTTTGAGCGGGGAAAAACCAGCGGGTCTTCGGCCAACATGAGTTTTCGGCATAACGATCGGATTTACATTAGCGTCAGCGGCTCGTGTTTTGGAAAGATAAGTGAAAATGATTTTGTGCCGCTTTCTTTGGATGGAACACCTCTTTCTTCCCAAAAGCCCAGCAAGGAATGGCCGCTGCACCTGACGCTTTATGAAAAGTCCCCGGAAATTGGCGCAGTCATTCACACCCACAGCATCCACTGCGTGCTGTGGAGCTTTGTCCCTTCTCTTTGCGAGACAGACTGTATCCCCCGGCACACACCCTACCTACAAATGAAACTCGGAACGGTGGGGATAATCCCCTATGAGAAACCCGGCTCCGAAGCGCTTTTTTCAGCATTTCGTGCACGAATCAACGCAAGTGAAGGGTTCCTGCTGAAAAATCATGGGCCGGTCGTTCCGGGTAAGACGATCATGGACGCTTTTTACTGTTTAGAGGAATTGGAGGAAAGCGCCCGTATTGCGTGGGAACTGTATCGGGTTGGGTTGAAATAG
- the otnK gene encoding 3-oxo-tetronate kinase, translating to MAVLGCIADDFTGASDAASFLVKGGMSVRLYNGVPRGSLPETCDRQGQPDQTQALVIALKSRTQKTQDAVADSLEAARFLLSQGVNQIYFKYCSTFDSTPAGNIGPVADALMQYLDAPYTLLCPALPVNGRTVEDGKLMVNGVPLHESHMKDHPLTPMWDCRIDKLMEPQSQYPCVSLRVDQLTDFAQKAPSKGPFYLVPDYKVDEDGEKIAAAFSHLPFLSGGSGLLEPLAKIWTKKLSLPAKIPENTTAGRALLLAGSCSKATLGQIAWYRRQGQPCCQLEPRKVLEGRQTIEDVWTFIQAHSSDTNTVLVYSSDTPEKVKKSQELGIEAVATAIENLIAALAARAVTAGYTRIISAGGETSGAVTKKLGFSSYWMGQSVAPGVPIMVPVERPDIRLILKSGNFGQEDFFGRALAMTAKQ from the coding sequence ATGGCAGTGTTGGGATGCATCGCCGACGACTTTACCGGCGCCAGTGATGCGGCTTCTTTTCTGGTAAAGGGAGGCATGAGTGTCCGGCTTTATAACGGAGTTCCACGAGGAAGTCTCCCAGAGACATGCGACAGACAAGGGCAGCCGGATCAAACACAAGCATTGGTTATCGCGCTGAAATCCAGAACACAGAAGACGCAAGACGCTGTGGCCGACAGCCTTGAGGCCGCACGTTTTTTACTTTCGCAGGGCGTGAATCAGATCTATTTCAAATATTGTTCCACCTTTGACTCCACACCAGCGGGAAATATCGGACCGGTGGCCGATGCGTTGATGCAGTATCTGGACGCTCCCTATACCCTTCTGTGCCCCGCGCTTCCGGTCAACGGAAGAACGGTGGAAGATGGGAAGCTGATGGTGAATGGGGTGCCTCTGCATGAAAGTCACATGAAGGACCACCCTCTCACTCCCATGTGGGACTGCAGAATCGACAAGCTGATGGAACCGCAAAGCCAATATCCCTGTGTCTCTTTGAGAGTGGACCAACTGACTGATTTCGCGCAAAAAGCTCCCTCAAAGGGGCCGTTCTACCTGGTCCCCGATTATAAAGTTGATGAAGACGGCGAAAAGATCGCCGCCGCATTCAGCCATCTGCCCTTTTTGTCCGGCGGCAGCGGATTGCTGGAGCCATTGGCGAAGATCTGGACGAAAAAGCTCTCTTTGCCAGCGAAAATACCTGAGAACACGACAGCAGGCCGGGCCCTGCTATTGGCGGGAAGCTGCTCAAAGGCTACCCTTGGCCAGATCGCGTGGTATCGGCGGCAGGGACAGCCCTGTTGTCAGCTCGAACCCAGGAAAGTGCTGGAAGGTCGCCAAACCATAGAAGATGTCTGGACATTTATTCAGGCACATAGCAGCGACACAAATACCGTTCTGGTGTATAGCTCCGATACGCCCGAAAAGGTGAAAAAATCTCAGGAACTGGGCATTGAAGCGGTGGCCACAGCGATAGAAAACCTCATCGCCGCACTGGCGGCTCGCGCGGTGACTGCGGGATATACCAGGATCATCTCCGCAGGAGGTGAAACCTCGGGCGCGGTTACGAAGAAGCTTGGCTTTTCTTCTTACTGGATGGGGCAAAGCGTCGCGCCAGGAGTACCAATCATGGTCCCAGTTGAGCGGCCGGACATACGACTGATCCTCAAAAGCGGAAACTTCGGTCAAGAGGACTTCTTTGGGCGTGCTCTGGCCATGACAGCGAAGCAGTGA